The Pelmatolapia mariae isolate MD_Pm_ZW linkage group LG10_11, Pm_UMD_F_2, whole genome shotgun sequence genome includes a region encoding these proteins:
- the LOC134636928 gene encoding basic helix-loop-helix transcription factor scleraxis-like: MTFAMLRTAPPAGRFLYGDIALLSEDDDENGSEGSGSEERTSNSSNAAFRLSSSSPSAFHIKVNRKRKLCGGGGGGIEVGSMAARLVPPDSSPPKEYRQRTAANARERDRTNSVNTAFTALRTLIPTEPADRKLSKIETLRLASSYISHLGNVLLLGEGLHDGQPCHAPSPPFFHVSSSPNRGSDQSAQPKHICTFCLSNQRKMNKDRDRKTAIRS; encoded by the exons ATGACATTCGCCATGCTGCGCACGGCACCCCCCGCGGGCCGCTTCCTGTACGGCGACATCGCCCTACTCTCCGAAGACGATGATGAGAACGGCAGCGAGGGCTCGGGCTCCGAGGAGCGTACCAGCAATTCCTCCAACGCCGCCTTTCGCTTGTCCTCGTCTTCCCCATCTGCCTTTCACATCAAGGTGAACAGGAAGAGGAAGCTGTGCGGGGGAGGAGGCGGAGGGATAGAAGTAGGGAGCATGGCCGCGAGACTGGTCCCCCCGGACTCATCCCCACCTAAGGAATATCGCCAGAGGACTGCGGCCAACGCGCGGGAGAGAGATCGCACCAATTCTGTCAACACAGCATTTACAGCGCTGCGCACACTCATCCCCACCGAGCCTGCAGACAG GAAGTTGTCAAAGATCGAGACGCTGCGTTTGGCCAGCAGCTACATAAGCCATCTGGGTAACGTGCTGCTCCTGGGCGAAGGGCTTCATGACGGACAGCCCTGCCACGCTCCCTCACCGCCGTTTTTCCATGTCAGCTCCTCCCCAAACCGAGGATCCGACCAATCAGCGCAGCCCAAGCACATCTGTACCTTCTGCCTCAGCAACCAGAGGAAA